In Phragmites australis chromosome 16, lpPhrAust1.1, whole genome shotgun sequence, one DNA window encodes the following:
- the LOC133895915 gene encoding triphosphate tunnel metalloenzyme 3-like has product MEVEIKLRLPDAAAHRRLSSFLAPRLRRTHDQRNLFFDGAARTLAAGTAALRIRFFGPDDRAPSRAVLALKRRPRIDAGVSRVEEVEEPLDPALALACADDPARLGGVNSPIIRLVASEYGVGGNAAPFVCLGGFRNTRAVYELEDDDEGLGLVLELDEMRFDFGTGYELECETAEPNRAKQVLERLLTVAGVPYQYSRSNKFACFMAGELLP; this is encoded by the coding sequence ATGGAGGTCGAGATCAAGCTCCGCCTCCCCGACGCCGCGGCCCACCGCcgcctctcctccttcctcgcTCCCCGCCTCCGCCGCACCCACGACCAGCGGAACCTCTTCTTCGACGGCGCGGCGCGCACCCTCGCCGCCGGCACCGCCGCGCTCCGCATCCGCTTCTTCGGCCCTGACGACCGCGCCCCCTCTCGCGCCGTCCTCGCCCTCAAGCGCCGGCCGCGCATCGACGCCGGCGTCAGCCGCGTCGAGGAGGTCGAGGAGCCCCTCGACCCCGCGCTCGCCCTCGCGTGCGCTGACGACCCCGCGCGCCTTGGCGGGGTCAACTCCCCTATCATTCGGCTCGTCGCCAGCGAGTACGGCGTAGGCGGGAACGCCGCCCCGTTCGTCTGCCTCGGCGGGTTCCGGAACACTCGTGCCGTCTACGAGCTTGAGGATGACGACGAGGGGCTCGGGCTCGTGTTGGAGCTTGACGAGATGCGGTTCGACTTTGGGACAGGCTACGAGCTCGAGTGCGAGACGGCGGAGCCTAACCGGGCCAAGCAGGTGCTGGAGAGGTTGCTCACGGTGGCTGGCGTGCCGTATCAGTACTCTCGGAGCAATAAGTTCGCGTGCTTCATGGCTGGGGAGTTGCTTCCTTGA